A window of Pullulanibacillus sp. KACC 23026 genomic DNA:
TCCGTGTAACCTGGAGGTACAATAATGGTTCCCCAATGCATCATCGTTGTATAAAGAGAGAGCAGCGTGGCTTCTTGTCCTCCGTGAGGATTTTGGGCAGAGGTCATCGCACTCACAACCTTATTTACAGTCTTTCCGGTCGCCCACAGTCCGCCTTGAATATCAAGGAATTGCTTCATTTGAGAAGGCATGTTCCCAAATCGAGTTGGAACACTAAATATAATCGCGTCGGCCCATTCAATATCCTCAGATGTGGCAACAGGGATGTGCTTGGTGGCTTCCACATGTGCTTTCCAGCCTTCATTCCCTTGAATGACAGATTCCGGAGCTAATTCCTGTACCCTTAATACCTTTACCTCAGCACCTAGTTCTTTTGCACCTTCCTCTGCCCATTTGGAGAGTTGATAGTTCGTCCCTCCCATACTGTAATAAATAATCGCTAATTTTACATTTGTCACGTGTTTTGTCTCCTTTTATTTAAACTTCAATTTTTACCCTCTTTATTATTTCTTCTTTCTATCTGGAATAAACGCCAAGTTCCCATTACAAAATAAAAGGCTCCCCCAGTATTCTGAGAAAGCCTTTACTTCTAGCCCGTATTTCTAAGTATTTCATTAGGACGCACCTGATTGACGGTCACTGCCAAAGCCTCCTGTGCCTTGTCCTCCCCCTCCTTGGGAATCATTAAAGCTCCAGCCTGAACCACCGTCTCCGCCATATGAACCTGAATCCCCGTCCCCGTAAGAGCCTTGTCCGCCATCGCCATAGGCGGCTGAACCATTATCACTGTTGAATGGATCGGTATTACTGTTCGTCCCGTTTTGAACACTGCCTCCGTTTACTTCATTATTAAATAAATTTGTTTGCGTCTTATTTGTTGCTTGTGCAGGACTAAATTGACTTAATACAAAAGCTGAAAAGGCGACTCCAACCGTACCGACAATCCATTTTGCTTTTTTATTTTGGTTCATCCTCTTACACCTCTAGCATCTCGTTTTTTACCCTTAATTATAGGAACTTATAATTAAAATTCACTTAACTTAACCACCTTGGTCCCGCACCGCACATTCTGTTTTGCCGCTGCCTCTTTTGCTAAAAAAAGTGATTTTTTTATTGAATGAAGCGCTTGAGATGTTGAAATGCTAATTTTGAAGATTAAATGACCCTTCTTTTTGTCAATCATCGAGTTCCTCCTTGCCTGCTTGAACAATTTTTTCAATAGAAAATGTAGTGTCTGTCTCCTAAAAACAATTCCATTATGGCTCTTCCTTCTTAAAATCCGCTTAAAGCCTGTCTCATTCAAAAAAATTTGAATGAGAGCGTATCCTTTTTGCCGCTGCCACATATATTAATTCCAAATAATTTTTTTGCCCTGGGTAAACATTTTTCAATAATCCAAATCAAGGAGTGAGAAAGGCATGAAGTCATTTAAATCTCAATCAAAACCGGCTAAGTCTTTTCCGGTCAGTCACAAACATGTGAAACGATTTGTCGCAACAGTTGGTATTCTTAGCGGGTTTCTTTAAAGTTAAAAGGTGCCCCTTAAGAGGAACACCTTTTAGCTCAAGTTATTCTAGTCCTATTACATCTGCTCAGGTGCCTTCATCCCCAACAGACGAAGACCTTCTTTTAGCACGATTTTGACAGAATCGATCAATGACAATCGTTCCTGTTTTAAACCATCTTCTTCAAGGATGCGGACAGAAGCGTAATATTTATTAAAGGCTTTAGAAAGATCCAGTACGTACTTTGCTATTAAGGATGGGTCATAGGCTTCAAAAGCATGAACAACGGTTTCTGGAAAAGTCATTAATTGAGTCACTATTGACCAAGAATACTCATCCCCATTAAAAACCGTCTCCGCGTCATTTGCGTAATTTCCTTTATTAAGGAGTGAGGCGGCACGGGCATGGGTGTATTGAACATAAGGACCGGTATCACCTTCAAATGTCAGCATCTCTTCCATCGAAAACTCGACATCATGATGTCGGTCATGTTTGAGGTCGTGAAAAATAATGGCGCCTATTCCTACGGCGCGCGCCACTTCTTCTTTCTCTGCAAGGGTCGGATTTTTCTCGTGGATATTAGCCATTGCCATTTGAATCGCCTGCTCAAGAACTTCTTCAAGTAGAACAAGCTTTCCTTTTCGTGTTGACATCTTTTTGCCACCCTTTAAAATCATGCCGAATGGGATATGGCAAAGGTTCTTGGACCATGAGTAACCCAGTTTCTCTAAAACTAACTTTATTTGCTTAAATTGAAGAGTTTGCTCATTCTTATTAAAATTCTGTCTTCCCTATATGCATAAGGAATCAATAATGATTCACTAATATATGACTCTTTAGGAATTCTCCTATTAATATTATTTCAATCCTCCTCTCCGTCATCTTCTCCATCAATAGCTCGGCATGCTTGTTCTTTTATTTTCTCTGCCTCGTGAAGCTCGAACTGTTTCGTAAATTCCTCAATCACCAACTCAATGGCCTTTAGTTCGCCTTGAATGACCATTCTAATTTCTTGAAATTCGGGGGCTTCTAGCTGTTGTCTTAATGTCATACGTTTGACATTTAATTTCTCTAAGAAATCAAGGGCACGGCCGCGACGAAACGTTTGGGCCCCATGATGGTGATGCCTTCCCCTTCCTCTTGTTTTCCCGCCCTCACGCATGTAATCTTCCTGCTGCCTGTCAATGTCCTTCATCAAAAGCACCTCTTCGAATACATTTGTATACAACTGTATTTTCCTATAATGTATACAATTGAATGCCTGTTTGTCAATTGCCTCTTATAAAGAAAAAAATCGGGCTCTTCCTTGAAGTAAGAGCCCGAGTTTTTCTATTAAGATCTCGTCATTCTAGCTGGCCGTGCTTCGATCTGAGACGGTTTTTCTATGAACGGTTCCCCTATTCATTGACTTTACTAAGAACAGAATAATGATGATGATTCCAGAGATCCAATAGACAGACGTTCCCCACACCGTCTTAGTGTCAGAACCCATCACAACCCCGTGAATCAGCATTAATAGCCAGGCCGGAAACACCATCAAGTGAATCCTTTTCCATACCTTTTTATTCATTTTGCTTCTCATCACATCAGAAGTAAATAAGACAATAACAATGATAAAGAATGCGAGTGTTCCTAAGCCTGAGGCAATCCGATCATATTGTGCAACAAACGGAATGAAAATTTCCTTTATTGTATATGGCTGATACGAATCTACTATTAAGATAAGGATATGTCCCAGTGTAGCAAAAAGCCCCGCCCAGCTCGAGGACATGTGAATGGCACTAAATAATCCCCATTTTTTCTTAAAGGAAGACATCCGGCTGAGCATACCAAAGACA
This region includes:
- the wrbA gene encoding NAD(P)H:quinone oxidoreductase type IV encodes the protein MTNVKLAIIYYSMGGTNYQLSKWAEEGAKELGAEVKVLRVQELAPESVIQGNEGWKAHVEATKHIPVATSEDIEWADAIIFSVPTRFGNMPSQMKQFLDIQGGLWATGKTVNKVVSAMTSAQNPHGGQEATLLSLYTTMMHWGTIIVPPGYTDPVLFGAGGNPYGTSVTVDQNGNMVGDVQAAVKHQAKRTVTVAEWVKKANQ
- a CDS encoding ferric reductase-like transmembrane domain-containing protein, with product MQNFLQLFDTWHLIRLFGWLAYFFFSMSLVFGMLSRMSSFKKKWGLFSAIHMSSSWAGLFATLGHILILIVDSYQPYTIKEIFIPFVAQYDRIASGLGTLAFFIIVIVLFTSDVMRSKMNKKVWKRIHLMVFPAWLLMLIHGVVMGSDTKTVWGTSVYWISGIIIIILFLVKSMNRGTVHRKTVSDRSTAS